From the genome of Corallococcus macrosporus DSM 14697:
GTGGTCGCCCAGGACCACCAGCACGCCACCACGGACCTCTACGCCTCCATTGGCGCGGGCAAACTCCCCTCGTGGGAGCTGAGCGCGCAGGTGCTGGACCCGAAGGACCTGGACGCCTTCAGCTTCGATCCGCTCGACGCCACGAAGATCTGGCCCGAGGCGCAGGTGCCCTCCATCAAGCTGGGCAAGTTCACCCTCAACAAGCTGCCGGACAACTTCTTCGAGGAGACCGAGCAGGCCGCCTTCTCGCCTGGAGTCCAGCCGCCGGGCATCGAGCCCTCCGAGGACCGGCTCCTGCAGGGCCGCCTCTTCGCCTACGCGGACACCCAGCGCTACCGCATTGGCGCCAACTACCAGTCGCTGCCCGTCAACAAGGCGCGCGCGGCGGTGAACAACAACAGCCAGGCGGGCAGCATGAACTCCGCCAACACGAAGTCGGACGTGAACTACGAGCCCAGCGTCACCCGTGAGACGCAGGACGCGCCGCGGTACCTCTTCTCCAACGCGCCCCTCAGCGGCACCACGCAGCAGCGCGGCATCGAGAAGACGGACAACTTCGCGCAGGCCGGCGCCTTCTACGTCGCGCTCGACGCGGGCGGGAAGGACCGCCTCATCAAGAACCTGGCCGCGGACCTGAACCAGGTGCGTGACGCCAAGGTGAAGGCGCGCATGGTGGGCCACTTCTACATGGCCAACGCTGAATACGGCACCCGCCTGGCCAGGGCCGTCAACGTGAAGGTGGACGACGCCAAGGCCGCCGTGGCCCCGCTCGCCGCCCGCTGATTCGTTCCACACCGGGCCCTGGCACGGCTGTCTCCGCCAGGGCCCGTCCTTCCCGCCACTCCCCCTGGGAGAAGGCCGGGGTGTGGTGGCGCCCGGCGACAGTCCCCCCTCTCGCCGCCCGCCCGCATCCCGGCCTTCCCTCAGCGGGAGCAGGCCCCCTCTCTTCTGGAGTCCGTCATGATTCGCAAACTGCTGCTGGGAACGTTGGGCCTCTTGATGCTGGGCGCCGGGGTGTTGACGGCCGCGTGGATGTCCCTGCGCGCCACGCCCGCCCCACAGGGGCGCCTGCTGGCCACGAGCGAGGCGGAGCGCTACCTGCTGGCCGCCGCGCGCGCCGGGGAGACGGACCTCGTCGCCGGGCTCGTCCAGGCGGGCACGCCCGTGGAGGCGCGGGATGCCCGCGGCTTCTCGCCGCTCATCCTCGCCGCGTACCACGGGCATACGGACACGGTGCGCACCCTGCTGGCCGCGGGCGCGGACGCCTGCGCCGGCGACAACAACGGCAACACCGCGCTCATGGGCGCGGCCTTCAAGGGCTACGCGGACATCGTCGGGCTCCTCAACCAGCAGCCCTGCGCGGTGGACCAGAGCAACCGCTTCGGCCAGACGGCGCTGATGTTCGCGTCCCTCTTTGGCCGCGAGGAGGTGGTGGAGCAGCTCCGGCGGCAGGGCGCCTCCCCCGACGTGCGCGATGGCAGCGGCCGCACCGCGCAGGACTGGGCGCGCACCCAGGAGCCCAACACGCCCGTTCCGCAGGCGCCCGCCGCGACGGAGACGTCCGCATCGGCGCGGTGAGGGCACAGCGGCGACGGAGCGCCTCAAGAGCATCGACGCCCCAGTCCAGCGCCCAGGTTCCACGGAACAGCACGAGGGGTGGCCCCAAGTGCCGACCGGGCCGGTTGGCCGCGAAGCCGAAGCCCAGGCGGCCCCCCTCGATGCGGGCCCCGGCGCCCGCTACACGTACCGCGTGCCGAAGAGCTGGAGCAGCGCGGGCTCGGTGCGCAGCAGGTCCAGCGTCAGCGCGGCGTGGCCGGGCACGTAGCCGTTGCCCACCACCATGGTGACGTCCTTGCCCACGCCCTCGGCGCCCAGCGCGGCCGCCGTGAAGCTGGTGGCCATGGAGAAGAAGATGGCCGTGCCGCCGTCCTTCACCGACAGGATGGTGGCCATCTCCGTGTTGCCCACGCTGGCGCAGTTGACCACCAGGTCGCAAAGCTGCCCATCCGTGGCCTTGCTCACCGCCTCCATGACGTCCACGCCCTGCGTGGCGTCCACCTTCAGCGCCACGTCACACAGGCCAATGCCGGACAGCAGGTCCAGCGCGCCCTGGGACACGTCGAGCGCCAGCAGCTTGCCCCGGCTCTCCAGGTTGCGGCGCGCCTGCGCCAGACACAGCGCCCCGCTCTTCCCCGCGCCCAGCACCGCCACCGTCATGCCCGGCCGCACGTGCCGGGCCACCAGCGCGGGGGCGCCGCACACGTCCAGCGCCGCGAGCGCCAGCGTGTCCGGCATGTCCGTGGGCAGCTTCGCGTAGATGCCGCTGGCGAACAGCAGCGCATGCCCGCGGATGTCCACGCGGTCGATGTCCACGTGCACCGCCTTGACCTCCTCGATGACCAGGGGCGTCAGCGTCAGGCTCACCAGCGTGGCGATGCGGTCGCCCACCTTGAGCAGCTCGCGCGCGGGGTGCTTCGCGCCCAGCTCCTTCACGCGGCCAATCAACATGCCGCCCGAGCCCGTCACGGGGTTCTGCATCTTCCCCCGCTCGCGGACGATTTCCTGGATGCGCTCGCCAAGACGCTTCGAGTCGCCGCCCACCTCACCCTTGATCTGCTTGAAGGACGCGGCGTCGATGTTGAGGCTCTCCACGTCGATGAGCAGCTCGGACTCGCGGCACGGCAGCGCGGGGTCCAACTGCTTCGCGCGCTGGGGCAGCACGCCCTTCTCGCCAACGACGCGGGACAGTCCGTAGAGGTCGATGCTCATGTTCCCGTCTCCCTGAAGGTTGCCGGGCGCCCCGCCGCACCACGGCGAGGCGCACCCAGGGAGGCGTCTACCCGCTCGGGCGGGGAAAAGGCCAGCGCCACGTCACGCGCGGTGGGCCGGGGCGTCCCCCAGCGGGCATCGCGTCCACCGCGCGGCGGGCCCTGGCCTCGTGCGTCAGTCCTGCGCCAGGTTCGGCACCAGCACGGACAGCGAGCGCGCGAAGCGGTACGACACGCCGGAGTGGCCGTCCTCGAACTCCTCGTGGACGCGCTCCACGCCCGCCTTCTCGAACTCCTCCGCGAGCATCCGCGTGCCCCAGCGGATGTTGAACTCGTCACGCGTCCCGCAGTCCAGGTACACCGTCTTCAGCTTCCGGAACGCGTCCATGAACTTGGGCACGAAGCGCACCGGGTCGTGAACCAGCCACCGGTTCCACACGTCCAGCCGCAGCCGGCCCGTGTTCGCGTCGAAGGGCAGCTCCACGCCGAGCGGCTCGCCCTTCTTGGGCGAATACGCGGCGGCCATCGCCAGGACGTTCACCACCGGGAAGTCGTCACCGCGCATCTTCGTCTCGCGCACGCGGGTCTGGAACTCGGCGTGCCACGCCTCCACGCCACCGGCCTTGAGCAGCGCCGCCGCGGCCTTCGGGAGGTCCGGCAGGTAGCAGTATTCGAAGTAGGCGTCCGCGGCGTGCGCGCCAATGTGCCCGAACAGGTCCGCGTGGTAGCGCCCCATCACCAGCGCGCCATATCCGCCGGAGCTGTGCCCCACCACCGCGCGCGAGGCCGCCTTCGGCAGGGTGCGGAAGGTGCGGTCCACATAGCCCACCACGTCCTTGGTCAGGTAGTCGCGGTAGCGGCCAATGGCGTCGCTGTTCACCCACTGGCTGCCGCCCAGCGACGTCCAGGCGTCCGGGAAGACGCCGATGACGGGCGGAATGGCGCCGGACTCGATGAGCGCGTCCAGCCGCGCCGGCACGGTGGGCGCGAAGCCCGAGGCGTTCGTCCACGAGCCACCGCTGTTGCCGAAGGCGTGCAGGAAGTAGACGACGGGATAGCGCCGGTCGCTCGCGCCATGGCCCGGCGGCAGGTACACGGTGAGCTTGCGGCGAGCCGGGTCCCCCAGCGGGTTCGACTCCAGCGCGGGCGACAGCAGCTCACTCGACTCCAGCAATCCATTCATCCGTGCATTCCCTTCATCGGGCCCGCGGCTACGCGCGCGAACCGGGTTGCTTCCCCAGCACCTTCATCACCGCCTGGAGGTCCTCCCAGGCCTTGCGCTTCTCCGCCGGGCTGCGCAGGAGGTACGCCGGATGGAAGGTGGGCATGAGCTGGATGCCCTCATAGGTGCGCCAGTTGCCGCGCAGGCGGGTGATGGGCGTGCCGTCCCGCAGCAGCGTCTGCGCCGCGAACTTGCCCAGGGCCACCACCACCTTCGGCTGGATGGCCGCGAGCTGCGCGCGCAGGAAGGGCTCGCAGGCGGCGATCTCCTCCGGCTCCGGGTTGCGGTTGCCCGGCGGCCGGCACTTCACGACGTTGCAGATGTAGACGTCGTCGCGGCGGTAGCCCATGGCGCCAATCATCTTCGTCAGCAGCTCACCCGCCGCGCCGACGAAGGGCACGCCTTGCAGGTCCTCGTGCTCCCCCGGGCCCTCGCCCACGAACACCAGCTCCGCGCGGGGGTTGCCCGAACCGAACACGAGGTTCTTGCGCGTCGAGCACAGCTTGCAGCGCTGGCAGTCGCCCAGCTCCCGGCGAACCTCGTCCAGCGTGGGCCGCCCGCCGGACAAGGCCCCGGGCAGCGCTCCCGAGGGACGGGACGCGGCCGGGGGCGTGTCCGCCCGCATCGTCGCGCCCGGAGCGTGCTGCGCCCGTCCGTCCGCGGTGACAGGCGCCATGGGGCTCAGCGGCCGCGCGGGCAGGTTGGACTGGGGTGGCGTCGTCCGGGGCAGCGGTGCCTCGGGACGCGCGACAGGCGCCGCGGGGCCCGCGGGCGGCGGCGCCGCGGCGGGAGGCGCTTCCGCCCCCCCGTGGGCCCTGGCGAAGCGCGCGCGCAAGGAAGGCGCCGAGCGCTGGAGCTCGAGCGCCGCCTTGGCGTCAATCATCAGCACCCGGCCAGCGGCCTCCTCCTGCCAGAGGAGGTGGCGGCGCACATCGTCCAGCAGGGCGCTCAGGTCCTGCGAGGCCTCGGGTGTGTCATCAATCACGGTCCTGGATCGGTAGCGGACGTGGCGCCCGGGCGCAAGGAAGCGGACGCCCAGGATGGCTGTTCGCCTCCCGCCAGAGCGGGTCCAGGCTCGCGCCCGGCGTCCTCCCCCGCCCCGCGCGCTATGGTGCGCCCCGAAAAGCCGGCGTCATGCCGCGAGGAGTCCCCGCCATGGAGCACCAGAACCCGGATTACCGCCAGGACACGGAGGACCTGTTCACGTCGGCCGCCTTCGTCATGGACCTGGGCATCCAGCCCGTGGACATCCGCCCGGGCGAGGTGGAGGCGCGGCTGGTGGTGCAGCCCCGTCACCTCCAGCAGGACGGCGTCATCCACGCGGGTGTCCAGGCGACGCTGGCGGACCACACCGCGGGCGCGGCGGCCTTCAGCGTCGTCCGCAAGGGCCAGCGTGTGTTGTCCACCAGCTTCACCGTCCACCTGCTCCAGACGGCGTCTGGCGAGGAGCTGCGGTGCAGGGCCCGGGTGCTGCGGGCCGGCCGCCGGCTCATCGTCACCGAGTCGGAGGTCCACGCCGTGTCGGGCGGCGCGCCCCGCCTCGTGTCGAAGACCACCGTCACGCTCGCGGTGATGGAGCCTCGCTAGGAGGCCGTCACCAGCAGCAGCTCGAGGAGGGCCCGCGCCACCTCGTGCTTGCTGCCCTGGAGCTCATGCCGAGCCCCCGCGCGCGTGAGCACCGTCACCCGGTTGGTGTCCGTGCCAAAGCCCGCGCCAGGGGCCGTCACGTCATTGGCGACAATCGCGTCCAGCCCCTTGCGCTCCAGCTTGTCGCGCGCGTGCTCCACCACGCGCTCCGTCTCCGCCGCGAAGCCCACCAGCACCGGCCGCTTCGGCTGCCCCGCCACCTGGCGGGAGGCCTCGGCGAGCACGTCCGGCGTGCGCACGAGCGTCAGCGCCTCCGGCGCCGCCGACGTCCCCTTCTTCACCTTCTGCGCCGCGCGCGTCTCCGGGCGCCAGTCGCTGACGGCCGCCGTGGCGATGAACGCATCCACGGCGCCCACCCGCGCGAGCACCTCGCGCGCCATGTCGTCCGCGCTCACCACGTCCACGACGTCCAGCCCGTCCCGCGCCACGGCGCCCACGGGCCCCAGCACCACCGTCACCTGGGCGCCCAGGCTCCGGGCCGCGTGCGCGAGCGCCAGGCCCATCTTCCCCGTGGACGGATTGGAGATGAACCGCACCGGGTCCAGGAACTCGCGCGTGGGGCCCGCCGTCAGCAGCACCCGCTTCCCCGCCAGCGGCCCCCCACCGAAGCGCGCCGCGACGGCCTGGACGATGGCCGGCACGTCCGCCAGCCGCCCCTCGCCCACGTCGCCACAGGCCAGCAGCCCCGCCCCGGGCCCCACGCGCGAGAAGCGCGGCCAGGCCAGCAGGGCCGACAGGTTCTCCTGCGTCAGCGGATTGTCCCACATGGCCACGTTCATCGCGGGCGCCAGCACCACCGGCCCGCGGAAGGCGAGCAGGGACGTCGTCACGGCGTCGTTCCCCATGCCCGCGCGGATGCGCGCCAGCAGGTCCGCGGTGGCCGGGGCCACGACGAAGGCCTCGGCCCAGCGCGCCAGGTCCAGGTGGCCGAAGTTCCCCTCCTGGGCGGGGTCGAAATAGTCGGTGAGCACGGGGTGCCCGCTGAGCGCCTGGAAGGTCAGCGGGGTGACGAACTGGCGCGCGGCCTGCGTCATGGCCACTCGCACCTCCGCGCCCGCGCGGGACAGCTCACGCACCAGCTCACAGGCCTTGTACGCCGCGATGCCGCCACCCACACCAACGACCACACGGCGGCCTTTCAGTGTCGTCAGGTCCATGCGGCTTCCTAATGCGCTGGGAGGCGGGCTCGCAACCGTGGCGGCGGGCCCTCAGCGGCCCATCACCACTTCGCTGCTGGAGGGGACGTCCACCACGCGAACCTCCGGCCCGCCCGGCGTCTCCACGTGGAAGTTGCCCCACACCAGCGTGTACCGCCCTGGCGTGAGGCCCGTCAGGCGGACCTGCTCCGAGCGGGGCTGGTAGACGAGCTGCGCCCACCGCGAGCGCATCAGGGCCAGGGCGGGCGGGTTTCCCACCGCGCCCAGCTCTCCCGCGACGACCCAGAGCGCCCGTCCCCGCTCGGGCTTCACCAGGACGGTCAGCGACGAAGAGCCCGGCCCGGGCCCCAGGTCCAACGTCATCTCCGAGCCGCCCACCTGCACCACCAGCGCCGGCTCGCCGGAGAACTCCCGGTTCGCCCCCAGCGAGAAGCGGTAGTTGCCCGGGGACACCTCCACGCTGTAGCCCCCATCCGGCCCGGTGACGATGGTGAGCGGCTCGCTGCGGTCCGCGTTGACGGCCTCGACCTCGAAGCCCGCGGCGGGGCGCCCGTCCTGCCGGTACACCTTGCCGCTCAGCCGCGTGGCCTGACGCAGCTTGAGCTCCACCGGACCGCGCGCGCCCCGCTCCAGGGACTGGGAGGCGCTCAGCCGCCCCTTGCGCGCGGACAGCGTGTAGCGCGTCACGTAGGGCGGGCTGGCCACCGTGAAGGCGCCATCCGGCCCGGAGAGGACGGAGTCGTCACAGACGTCACACGACACCACGGCGTCGGGCACCGGCCCGCCGCCCTCGTCAACCACCCGGCCGGAGACGCTGGGCAGCTTCTCCAGCACCAGGTCTCCCAGGTCCGGCTTCGCCGGCCGGTCCACCATCAACGGCTCGTACCCCGTCGCGTCCACCGACGCGATGACGCGGTCTCCCGCCGTGGGCAGCGGCAGCTCGAAGCGGCCATCGGGGGCATTCACGTCGTGCTCGTCCACCCGGAAGCGCCGCACGGGCTCGCCGTCATCGCCCATGACGCGCCCGCGATAGACGTCGCGCTTCTTGAGCACCACGCGCACCGGCGGGCCCCCCGCCTTGCCCTCCGCGCGCTCCACCTGGTCATACCCCGGGTGCCGCGCCTCCAGCCGGTAGCCCCGGTCCGGACGCAGCGCGCGGAACTCGAAGCGGCCGCTCGCGTCGGACTGCACGGGCTCCGCGCCGCGCGGCACCACCACCAGCGTGGCGCCCGCCACCGGCGCGTTCTGTCCGTCCACCACCTCGCCGCTCAGCGGCGCGCCGGGCCGCAGCGCCGCCTCCAGCTTCAGCGTCTGCCCATCCGTGAGCGTCACCTCCCGGCGCTCCGACGGCAGGTAGTCCGGGTGGGACGCCATCATCGAATACGTCCCCTCCGGCATCCCGCGCATGGGCACCATGCCATCCGAGCCAGACGGCCGGTCACTCCGGAAGATGCCCTGCTGCTCCACCCAGAGCACCACGTCCGCCCCCTCCACGCGCCGGCCCTCCGCGGACACCGTCACCTCCACCGAGGCCCGGGGCTCCAGCGCCAGTTGCACGTCGGTGGCCGGCGCCGTCACCTTCAGTTGACCGCCGCCCCACTCCGAGTGGTGCGCGTGCAGCTCATACAGCCCCGGCGTGGGCACCTGCGCCACGAAGCGCCCCTCCGCGTCCGCCAGCGTCGTCGCGCCGGTGGGCTGCACCAGCACGGACACGCCCGGCGCGGGCCGGCCATACACGTCCAGCACCTGCCCGCTGATGACCGTGGCGCGCACCATCACCAGTTCGAGCGCCGACTCACCAGGCGTCACCCGCGCGGGCAACTGCGCATCCCGGAAGCCCTGGGCCTGGCCCGTCAGGACGTAGTTCCCCACCGCGAGGGGCCCGAGCACGACGAGCGCGCCGGTGCCACCGCGCTCCTGGCGCACCAGCTCCCCCGTCGGAAGGCGGAGGACCAGCTCCGGCTCCGGCACGGGCTGACCCTCCTCGTCCACCACGGTGACGAGCAGGCTCCCCGCCGGCTCCAGCGCCAGCGTCACCTGCGTCACCCGCGCGTCCAGCGTCACCGTGCGCGGCACGGACGCCAGGCCCCGGGCCTCCGCCGTCACCACGACCTCGTCTGGATACAAGCCGGTGAAGCGGATGGGCGCGCCATCCGTGCGCGAATCCCGCGACAGGTGGTCCGCGCGCAGCCGCACCAGCGCCGCCGCTGGCGCCCCCTCCCGGGTGACGCGGACCTCCAGCGTGCGCGCGGGCGTGAGCCGCAGGCGCACGGGCTGCGGCCCCGCCTCCACCTGGGGCTCCACCATGGGCAGGTAGCCCTCGGCCGTGGCCAGCACGTAGAAGGGCCCTTCGCCCAGGCCCGTCAGGGTGAAGGTGCCGTCCGCGCCGCTCGTGGCCTCGAAGGGCAGCGGCGCCCGACGCGACATCCCGTGCACCCGAGCCCCCGCCAACGGCCGCCCGGCTTCGTCCACCACCTGCCCCACCAGGGTGCGCAGCGGCGGCAGGTAGAGGTCCACCGGCTCTCCCGGCGCGGCGCGCTCACGCAGCGCGATGCCCAACCCTGGCGCGCGCGCCCACACGGAGAAGGACACGCCGGCCAGGTGCTCGAAGCGGAAGCGCCCTTCCGCGTCCGTGTGGGTGGAGGCCCTCGGCGACAGGAAGCCCTGCTGCTGCTCGAAGAAGGCCAGCGTGTGCAGCGCCGTCTCACGCGCCGGGCAGGACAGCAGCGGCTGGCCGCACGCGTCGCAATGGACCCCCAGCAGCGTCTGCTCGGCGCTGGCGGACAGGAACACCTCCGCGCCCGCCACGGGCCGGCCCGAAGCGTCCAGGACCCGCCCCGTGAGGGTCAGCCCCTCGCCCGGGGAGGAGGCCACGTCCACGGCGGCGAACTCCGGCAGCGCCCTGCCCCGCGGCGCGTGCGGGGCGGGCGTGTCGGGGCCTGTCTTCGCGCCCGGCCACAGCCACGCCACCCCCGCCGCCAGCAGGGCCGCCATCACGCCTATGACAATCCAGTTGCGCATGCGCACACGGCGCGGACCTTAGCCCGGGACCGGGCGCGGAACGGCCGATTCCCCCTGGAAATTCCGGGCGCTGGCGTCTACTCCTCGGCGAACGGGGCGATCGCCTGGGCCACGGCCAGCTCCTGCCGGGCCTCGCTGAGCTCCGAGTTGGTGGCGCGGAGCCGGTCGCTGAGCACCTGGACGAAGCTCCAGAGCATCTTCACCGCGAGGATGGACTCTCGCTTCATCAGCCCCATCAGGTCCGGCCGCGAGATGACCATGGTGCGCGTGGGCTCCGTGGCCCGCACCGTCGCCGAGCGCGGCGCGTTGTCGATGAGCCCCATCTCCCCGAAGTGCCCGCCCGCGCGCAGCTCGGCGATCTCCACGCCGTTCTTCTCGATGGCCACCCGGCCCCGGATGACGACGAAGAGCTCCTCGCCCGGCTGCCCCTCCACCACGATTTCACGGCCCGCCGGATACGTGCGGGTGGTGGCGATGGACAGCACCGCCGTCTGCTCCTTGTACGTGAGGTGGCGGAAGAGCGGAATCTTGCGCAGCGCCTCCATGCGCGACTGCGCCTCGCTCGACTCCTCGCTGACGGTGGCGCCTTCGCCCGCGACCTTCACCACCACGGCGGTGATGTTGTCCTTGCCGCCGCGCTCGTTGGCCACGTCGATGAAGCGCTTGGGCAGGTCCGCCGGCGCGATGCCGGAGATCAGCGGGAGGACCTCCTCGTCCTCCACGTAGCCGTGCAGGCCGTCCGAGCAGAGGATGAACATGTCGCCCGGCACCAGGTCCACGATGAGCGTGTCGACCTGGACGGACTCCTGGATGCCCACCGCGCGGGTGATGACGTTGCGGTACTGCGAGTTGGCGGCCTGGTCCTTGGTGATGGTGCCGGCCTTGAGCTGCGCGGCGACCAGCGTGTGGTCCTCCGTCAGCCGGTGGCACTGGCCGTGCCGCACCAGGTAGACGCGGCTGTCACCGACGTGGCCGATGACGCCCTTGTTGCCGCCCACCGCCAGGCACACGAACGTCGTGCCCATGCCGCGCTTGGTCGCGTCCGACATCGCCGTCCGGTAGATGTCCGCGCACGCGCGCTGGACGGCCACCTCCACGAGCGCCGCCGCCGCGGAGCGGCTGTCCGGCGTCGG
Proteins encoded in this window:
- a CDS encoding alpha/beta hydrolase; translated protein: MNGLLESSELLSPALESNPLGDPARRKLTVYLPPGHGASDRRYPVVYFLHAFGNSGGSWTNASGFAPTVPARLDALIESGAIPPVIGVFPDAWTSLGGSQWVNSDAIGRYRDYLTKDVVGYVDRTFRTLPKAASRAVVGHSSGGYGALVMGRYHADLFGHIGAHAADAYFEYCYLPDLPKAAAALLKAGGVEAWHAEFQTRVRETKMRGDDFPVVNVLAMAAAYSPKKGEPLGVELPFDANTGRLRLDVWNRWLVHDPVRFVPKFMDAFRKLKTVYLDCGTRDEFNIRWGTRMLAEEFEKAGVERVHEEFEDGHSGVSYRFARSLSVLVPNLAQD
- a CDS encoding catalase, whose protein sequence is MQTRSLLLTAILFGGPAAVAATPPPLTTDTGSPVGTNQSSKTAGPRGGILLEDFHLIEKLARFDRERIPERVVHARGVGAYGTFVSYGDFSKLTRASLFSAKGKKTPMFVRFSTVIHPSGSPETLRDPRGFALKFYTDEGNWDLVGNNLPVFFIRDAIKFPDMVHSLKPSPITNKQEPHRFFDFFSHQPESTHMLTQVYSDLGIPANHRQMNGHGVHAFKFVNAKGEYKYVKFNWASQQGVKSLTAEDAARVVAQDHQHATTDLYASIGAGKLPSWELSAQVLDPKDLDAFSFDPLDATKIWPEAQVPSIKLGKFTLNKLPDNFFEETEQAAFSPGVQPPGIEPSEDRLLQGRLFAYADTQRYRIGANYQSLPVNKARAAVNNNSQAGSMNSANTKSDVNYEPSVTRETQDAPRYLFSNAPLSGTTQQRGIEKTDNFAQAGAFYVALDAGGKDRLIKNLAADLNQVRDAKVKARMVGHFYMANAEYGTRLARAVNVKVDDAKAAVAPLAAR
- the coaBC gene encoding bifunctional phosphopantothenoylcysteine decarboxylase/phosphopantothenate--cysteine ligase CoaBC, giving the protein MDLTTLKGRRVVVGVGGGIAAYKACELVRELSRAGAEVRVAMTQAARQFVTPLTFQALSGHPVLTDYFDPAQEGNFGHLDLARWAEAFVVAPATADLLARIRAGMGNDAVTTSLLAFRGPVVLAPAMNVAMWDNPLTQENLSALLAWPRFSRVGPGAGLLACGDVGEGRLADVPAIVQAVAARFGGGPLAGKRVLLTAGPTREFLDPVRFISNPSTGKMGLALAHAARSLGAQVTVVLGPVGAVARDGLDVVDVVSADDMAREVLARVGAVDAFIATAAVSDWRPETRAAQKVKKGTSAAPEALTLVRTPDVLAEASRQVAGQPKRPVLVGFAAETERVVEHARDKLERKGLDAIVANDVTAPGAGFGTDTNRVTVLTRAGARHELQGSKHEVARALLELLLVTAS
- a CDS encoding ankyrin repeat domain-containing protein, whose product is MIRKLLLGTLGLLMLGAGVLTAAWMSLRATPAPQGRLLATSEAERYLLAAARAGETDLVAGLVQAGTPVEARDARGFSPLILAAYHGHTDTVRTLLAAGADACAGDNNGNTALMGAAFKGYADIVGLLNQQPCAVDQSNRFGQTALMFASLFGREEVVEQLRRQGASPDVRDGSGRTAQDWARTQEPNTPVPQAPAATETSASAR
- a CDS encoding L-erythro-3,5-diaminohexanoate dehydrogenase, which translates into the protein MSIDLYGLSRVVGEKGVLPQRAKQLDPALPCRESELLIDVESLNIDAASFKQIKGEVGGDSKRLGERIQEIVRERGKMQNPVTGSGGMLIGRVKELGAKHPARELLKVGDRIATLVSLTLTPLVIEEVKAVHVDIDRVDIRGHALLFASGIYAKLPTDMPDTLALAALDVCGAPALVARHVRPGMTVAVLGAGKSGALCLAQARRNLESRGKLLALDVSQGALDLLSGIGLCDVALKVDATQGVDVMEAVSKATDGQLCDLVVNCASVGNTEMATILSVKDGGTAIFFSMATSFTAAALGAEGVGKDVTMVVGNGYVPGHAALTLDLLRTEPALLQLFGTRYV
- a CDS encoding Stp1/IreP family PP2C-type Ser/Thr phosphatase, encoding MFAVALTTEAFGLTDVGRKRQHNEDAMLVDSALGLYVVADGMGGHAAGEVASNRATEVVKQHISANRHLLKDLGNNPTPDSRSAAAALVEVAVQRACADIYRTAMSDATKRGMGTTFVCLAVGGNKGVIGHVGDSRVYLVRHGQCHRLTEDHTLVAAQLKAGTITKDQAANSQYRNVITRAVGIQESVQVDTLIVDLVPGDMFILCSDGLHGYVEDEEVLPLISGIAPADLPKRFIDVANERGGKDNITAVVVKVAGEGATVSEESSEAQSRMEALRKIPLFRHLTYKEQTAVLSIATTRTYPAGREIVVEGQPGEELFVVIRGRVAIEKNGVEIAELRAGGHFGEMGLIDNAPRSATVRATEPTRTMVISRPDLMGLMKRESILAVKMLWSFVQVLSDRLRATNSELSEARQELAVAQAIAPFAEE
- a CDS encoding PaaI family thioesterase, with product MEHQNPDYRQDTEDLFTSAAFVMDLGIQPVDIRPGEVEARLVVQPRHLQQDGVIHAGVQATLADHTAGAAAFSVVRKGQRVLSTSFTVHLLQTASGEELRCRARVLRAGRRLIVTESEVHAVSGGAPRLVSKTTVTLAVMEPR
- a CDS encoding carboxypeptidase regulatory-like domain-containing protein translates to MRNWIVIGVMAALLAAGVAWLWPGAKTGPDTPAPHAPRGRALPEFAAVDVASSPGEGLTLTGRVLDASGRPVAGAEVFLSASAEQTLLGVHCDACGQPLLSCPARETALHTLAFFEQQQGFLSPRASTHTDAEGRFRFEHLAGVSFSVWARAPGLGIALRERAAPGEPVDLYLPPLRTLVGQVVDEAGRPLAGARVHGMSRRAPLPFEATSGADGTFTLTGLGEGPFYVLATAEGYLPMVEPQVEAGPQPVRLRLTPARTLEVRVTREGAPAAALVRLRADHLSRDSRTDGAPIRFTGLYPDEVVVTAEARGLASVPRTVTLDARVTQVTLALEPAGSLLVTVVDEEGQPVPEPELVLRLPTGELVRQERGGTGALVVLGPLAVGNYVLTGQAQGFRDAQLPARVTPGESALELVMVRATVISGQVLDVYGRPAPGVSVLVQPTGATTLADAEGRFVAQVPTPGLYELHAHHSEWGGGQLKVTAPATDVQLALEPRASVEVTVSAEGRRVEGADVVLWVEQQGIFRSDRPSGSDGMVPMRGMPEGTYSMMASHPDYLPSERREVTLTDGQTLKLEAALRPGAPLSGEVVDGQNAPVAGATLVVVPRGAEPVQSDASGRFEFRALRPDRGYRLEARHPGYDQVERAEGKAGGPPVRVVLKKRDVYRGRVMGDDGEPVRRFRVDEHDVNAPDGRFELPLPTAGDRVIASVDATGYEPLMVDRPAKPDLGDLVLEKLPSVSGRVVDEGGGPVPDAVVSCDVCDDSVLSGPDGAFTVASPPYVTRYTLSARKGRLSASQSLERGARGPVELKLRQATRLSGKVYRQDGRPAAGFEVEAVNADRSEPLTIVTGPDGGYSVEVSPGNYRFSLGANREFSGEPALVVQVGGSEMTLDLGPGPGSSSLTVLVKPERGRALWVVAGELGAVGNPPALALMRSRWAQLVYQPRSEQVRLTGLTPGRYTLVWGNFHVETPGGPEVRVVDVPSSSEVVMGR
- a CDS encoding uracil-DNA glycosylase, with the translated sequence MIDDTPEASQDLSALLDDVRRHLLWQEEAAGRVLMIDAKAALELQRSAPSLRARFARAHGGAEAPPAAAPPPAGPAAPVARPEAPLPRTTPPQSNLPARPLSPMAPVTADGRAQHAPGATMRADTPPAASRPSGALPGALSGGRPTLDEVRRELGDCQRCKLCSTRKNLVFGSGNPRAELVFVGEGPGEHEDLQGVPFVGAAGELLTKMIGAMGYRRDDVYICNVVKCRPPGNRNPEPEEIAACEPFLRAQLAAIQPKVVVALGKFAAQTLLRDGTPITRLRGNWRTYEGIQLMPTFHPAYLLRSPAEKRKAWEDLQAVMKVLGKQPGSRA